In Canis lupus dingo isolate Sandy chromosome 1, ASM325472v2, whole genome shotgun sequence, a single genomic region encodes these proteins:
- the CCNE1 gene encoding G1/S-specific cyclin-E1, with the protein MPRERRERDAQDRDTMKDDAGTDVSVRSRKRKANVAVFLQDPDEEVAKIDRTARGQCGGQPWDNNPACENPCSLIPTPDKEEDEPAYPSSVCGPQSFMPSRASPLPLLNWANRDEVWKIMLNKEKTYLRDKHFMQRHPLLQPKMRAILLDWLMEVCEVYKLHRETFYLAQDFFDRYMATQQNIVKTLLQLIGISSLFIAAKLEEIYPPKLHQFAYVTDGACSGEEILSMELIIMKALKWHLSPLTIVSWLNVYMQVAYLNDLYEVLLPQYPQQIFIQIAELLDLCVLDVGCLEFPYGVLAASALYHFSSSELMQKVSGYQWCDIEKCVKWMVPFAMVIRETGSSKLKHFRGVPAEDAHNIQTHINSLDLLDKAQAKKAILSEQNRISPPPTGVLTPPQSSKKQSSGQDTA; encoded by the exons ATGccgagggagaggagggagag GGATGCGCAGGACCGGGACACCATGAAGGACGACGCTGGCACCGACGTGTCCGTGCGCTCCAGGAAGAGGAAGGCAAATGTGGCCGTT TTTTTGCAGGATCCGGATGAAGAAGTTGCAAAAATTGACAGGACTGCGAGAGGCCAGTGCGGCGGACAG CCTTGGGACAATAATCCCGCATGTGAAAACCCCTGCTCCTTGATTCCCACACCTGACAAAGAAGAGGATGAGCCAGCATACCCAAGTTCCGTGTGTGGACCGCAGAGCTTCATGCCCTCCAGAGCCTCGCCGCTGCCTCTACTGAA CTGGGCAAATAGAGACGAGGTCTGGAAAATTATGCTAAATAAGGAAAAGACATACTTACGGGATAAGCACTTTATGCAGCGGCACCCCCTCCTGCAGCCCAAGATGCGAGCAATTCTTCTGGATTGGTTGATGGAG GTGTGTGAAGTCTATAAACTTCACAGAGAGACATTTTACTTGGCACAGGATTTCTTTGATCGGTATATGGCAACGcaacaaaatattgtaaaaacACTTTTACAGCTTATTGggatttcatctttatttattgCTGCCAAACTTGAG gaaATCTATCCTCCAaagctgcaccagtttgcttaTGTTACAGATGGGGCATGTTCAGGAGAGGAGATTCTTAGCATGGAATTAATCATTATGAAG GCTCTTAAGTGGCACTTAAGCCCCCTGACCATTGTATCCTGGCTGAATGTATATATGCAGGTTGCATATCTAAATGACTTATATGAAGTGCTCCTGCCACAGTATCCCCAGCAAATCTTCATACAGATCGCAGAG CTTTTGGATCTTTGTGTCCTGGATGTTGGCTGCTTAGAATTTCCCTACGGCGTACTTGCTGCTTCTGCCTTGTATCATTTCTCTTCGTCTGAATTGATGCAAAAGGTTTCAG GGTATCAGTGGTGTGATATAGAGAAGTGTGTCAAGTGGATGGTGCCGTTTGCCATGGTCATTAGGGAGACGGGAAGTTCAAAACTGAAGCACTTCAGGGGAGTTCCCGCTGAAGACGCACACAACATCCAGACCCATATAAACAGCTTGGATTTGCTG GACAAAGCCCAAGCAAAGAAAGCCATATTGTCTGAACAGAATCGGATTTCTCCTCCCCCCACCGGGGTCCTCACTCCCCCGCAGAGCAGCAAGAAGCAGAGTAGTGGGCAGGACACGGCGTGA